A genomic stretch from Serratia entomophila includes:
- a CDS encoding MFS transporter produces MITNDDSRWGDLFSGKNAASAIALSLGVALHAINILVATTILPSVVQDIGGLDLYAWNTTLFVVASILGSALSARLLSGYGARSAYLVASLFFIAGAMLCALAPSMPVLLIGRTVQGFGGGLIFALSYAMINLVFEQKLWPRAMALISAMWGIATLVGPAVGGIFAELNAWRWAFGILLPIMVLYGGFTFIILPKGKAQQDVAPLPLAQLLLLATAVLVVSAGSLADSAWINLAGIALSLLLMAWLIRREGQSRARLLPQGALRRGSALASLYITVSLLVVGMTSEIFVPYFLQLLHGQSPLISGYIAATMAAGWTLSEILSSGWRGAGIRRAIMTGPLFVLVGLLALGILMPTPSGGHWQALAPIVIALTLVGFGIGFGWPHLLTRILQVAPEADKDIAGASITTVQLFATAFGAALAGMIANLAGLNAPGGAVGAASAARWLFLLFALAPLLAVFSAWRCAAIEPPHAERGDWLRDPPAP; encoded by the coding sequence GTGATAACCAACGATGATAGCCGCTGGGGCGATCTTTTTTCCGGCAAAAACGCCGCCAGTGCGATCGCGCTCTCACTCGGCGTGGCGCTGCATGCAATCAATATCCTGGTCGCCACCACCATTCTGCCCTCGGTGGTGCAGGATATCGGCGGCCTCGATCTCTACGCCTGGAATACCACACTGTTTGTCGTGGCGTCGATTTTGGGTTCGGCGCTGTCGGCCCGCTTGCTCAGCGGCTACGGCGCGCGCAGCGCCTATCTGGTGGCTTCGCTGTTTTTCATCGCCGGGGCGATGCTGTGCGCGCTGGCGCCCTCGATGCCGGTGCTGCTGATTGGCCGCACGGTGCAGGGCTTTGGCGGCGGCCTGATTTTTGCGCTGTCCTACGCGATGATTAACCTGGTGTTCGAGCAGAAGCTGTGGCCGCGCGCGATGGCGCTGATTTCGGCGATGTGGGGCATCGCGACGCTGGTGGGGCCGGCGGTCGGCGGAATTTTTGCCGAGTTGAACGCCTGGCGCTGGGCGTTTGGCATTCTGTTGCCGATCATGGTGCTGTATGGCGGCTTTACCTTCATCATTCTGCCTAAGGGCAAAGCGCAGCAGGATGTCGCGCCGTTGCCGCTGGCCCAGCTGCTGTTGCTGGCGACGGCGGTGCTGGTGGTGTCCGCCGGCAGCCTGGCGGACAGCGCCTGGATCAACCTGGCGGGCATTGCGCTTTCGCTGTTGTTGATGGCCTGGCTGATTCGGCGCGAAGGGCAGTCGCGCGCCCGCTTATTGCCGCAGGGCGCCTTGCGCCGCGGTTCGGCGTTGGCCTCGCTGTATATTACCGTTTCCCTGCTGGTGGTCGGCATGACCAGCGAAATTTTCGTGCCTTATTTCCTGCAGCTGCTGCACGGCCAGTCGCCGCTGATTTCCGGCTATATCGCCGCGACCATGGCGGCCGGCTGGACGTTATCGGAAATTCTCAGCTCCGGCTGGCGGGGGGCGGGCATCCGCCGGGCGATCATGACCGGGCCGCTGTTTGTGCTGGTGGGGCTGTTGGCGCTGGGCATCCTGATGCCGACGCCCTCCGGCGGCCACTGGCAGGCGCTGGCGCCGATTGTCATCGCCCTGACGCTGGTGGGCTTTGGCATCGGCTTTGGCTGGCCGCATCTGCTGACGCGCATTTTGCAGGTGGCGCCGGAGGCGGATAAAGACATCGCCGGGGCCTCGATCACCACGGTGCAGCTGTTCGCCACGGCGTTTGGCGCCGCGTTGGCCGGGATGATCGCCAACCTGGCCGGGCTGAACGCGCCGGGCGGCGCTGTGGGGGCGGCTTCCGCCGCGCGTTGGCTGTTCCTGCTGTTCGCTCTGGCGCCGCTGTTGGCGGTGTTCAGCGCCTGGCGCTGTGCGGCGATTGAACCGCCCCACGCCGAGCGTGGTGATTGGCTGCGGGATCCGCCGGCGCCCTGA
- a CDS encoding ABC transporter permease — translation MSGQTARRLRWLKDPLPWTVALLLALVFGMNHLHGLFAAWFPDLERPVYQQDSFISLVGAHLLLVAISSLVAVAIGVAAGVGVTRGAGREFRSLVETVVAVGQTFPPVAVLAVAVPVMGFSEQPAIIALVLYGLLPILQGTLAGIESVPAATKEIARGVGMSAWQTLWRVELPLAAPVIVAGIRTSVIINIGTAAIASTVGTKTLGSPIIIGLSGFNTAYVIQGAAVVALLAIITDMLFERWVRYLTAWRQQTLAISSAG, via the coding sequence ATGAGCGGGCAAACTGCGCGCCGGCTGCGCTGGCTAAAGGATCCGCTGCCCTGGACGGTGGCGCTGCTGCTGGCGTTGGTGTTCGGCATGAATCATCTGCACGGCCTGTTTGCCGCCTGGTTCCCCGATCTGGAACGCCCGGTGTATCAGCAGGACAGCTTTATTTCGTTGGTCGGCGCTCATCTGCTGCTGGTGGCGATTTCCAGCCTGGTCGCCGTGGCGATCGGCGTGGCGGCGGGCGTCGGCGTCACCCGCGGCGCCGGGCGGGAGTTCCGTTCGCTGGTGGAGACCGTGGTGGCGGTGGGACAGACCTTCCCGCCGGTGGCGGTGCTGGCGGTGGCGGTGCCGGTGATGGGCTTCAGCGAACAGCCGGCGATCATCGCGCTGGTGCTGTACGGCCTGCTGCCGATCCTGCAGGGCACGCTGGCGGGTATTGAATCGGTGCCCGCCGCCACCAAAGAGATCGCTCGCGGGGTGGGCATGAGCGCCTGGCAAACGCTGTGGCGCGTCGAGCTGCCGCTGGCGGCGCCGGTGATCGTCGCCGGCATTCGCACTTCGGTGATCATCAACATCGGCACTGCCGCCATCGCTTCCACTGTCGGTACTAAAACCCTCGGTTCACCGATCATTATCGGCCTGAGCGGGTTTAATACCGCCTATGTGATCCAGGGGGCGGCGGTGGTGGCCCTGCTTGCTATCATTACCGACATGCTGTTCGAGCGTTGGGTGCGTTATCTCACCGCCTGGCGTCAGCAGACGTTGGCAATCTCTTCAGCGGGGTAA
- a CDS encoding 5'-nucleotidase, lipoprotein e(P4) family: MAGQNRQKAPFGVAAGIALLALAGCAQPPKTDPLAQQRLADQSVLALNWFQQSGEYQALAHQAFNSAQRAFDAANAAPGRKKAVVVDLDETMLDNSPYSGWQALQAKPFAGETWAKWSQAEQAGAVPGAVQFARYVNGHQGTMFYVSNRKQSEYAATVANMQKLGFTGMSEKTVLLSSDTSNKQARFDAIKRAGYDIVVYAGDNLNDFGAATYHKDNAQRRAFVSQNQSKFGTEYILLPNPLYGDWESGMARDYNKLTPQQKLQIRQQAIKAWNGQGAR, from the coding sequence ATGGCAGGACAAAACAGGCAAAAAGCCCCCTTTGGCGTGGCGGCGGGCATCGCGCTATTGGCCCTCGCCGGCTGCGCGCAGCCGCCAAAAACCGATCCGCTGGCGCAGCAGCGGCTGGCGGACCAGTCGGTGCTGGCGCTGAACTGGTTCCAGCAGTCTGGTGAATATCAGGCGTTGGCGCATCAGGCGTTTAACAGCGCGCAGCGCGCCTTCGATGCGGCCAACGCTGCGCCGGGCAGGAAAAAGGCGGTGGTGGTCGATCTGGACGAAACCATGCTGGACAACAGCCCCTACTCCGGTTGGCAGGCGCTGCAGGCTAAGCCCTTCGCCGGTGAGACCTGGGCCAAATGGTCGCAGGCCGAACAGGCCGGCGCGGTGCCGGGTGCGGTGCAATTCGCCCGCTACGTCAACGGCCATCAGGGCACCATGTTCTACGTTTCCAACCGCAAGCAGTCCGAATACGCCGCCACGGTCGCCAATATGCAGAAGCTGGGCTTTACCGGCATGTCGGAAAAAACCGTGCTGCTCAGCAGCGACACCTCCAACAAGCAGGCGCGGTTTGACGCCATCAAACGGGCCGGTTACGACATCGTGGTGTACGCCGGCGATAACCTGAACGACTTCGGCGCGGCGACCTACCACAAGGATAATGCGCAGCGCCGGGCGTTCGTCAGCCAGAACCAGAGCAAGTTCGGCACCGAATATATCCTGCTGCCCAACCCGCTGTACGGTGACTGGGAAAGCGGCATGGCGCGCGATTACAACAAGCTGACGCCGCAGCAGAAGCTGCAAATCCGCCAGCAGGCGATCAAAGCCTGGAACGGGCAAGGTGCACGATAA
- a CDS encoding phosphate/phosphite/phosphonate ABC transporter substrate-binding protein — translation MRQVSLPMYGVGHQQAESFWRVLRGKLLQLGLEALPEQLSWPDNLAQHWRRDDLLLSQTCGYPLVSALPQVQLVGTYHYRVEGCDGPNYRSWLVVRAEDPGERLVDFRGRVAAYNSTDSQSGYNSLRALVAPLAQDGKFFGGAIASGAHYQSLKLIQSGQADIAAIDSISMELLRRAQPRALDGLKIIGRTAAVPGLPLITSAATPPEQLEILRAGARAMLDERVSDSLLIGDFSLVPRSAYQVIGTLEQQAAAQGVTAL, via the coding sequence ATGAGGCAGGTATCTTTACCGATGTATGGCGTCGGCCATCAGCAGGCCGAGTCCTTCTGGCGGGTGCTGCGCGGCAAACTGTTGCAGCTGGGGTTGGAAGCGCTGCCCGAGCAGCTCAGTTGGCCGGATAATTTGGCGCAACACTGGCGGCGCGACGATCTGCTGCTCAGCCAGACCTGCGGTTATCCGCTGGTCAGCGCGCTGCCGCAGGTGCAGCTGGTCGGCACTTATCATTACCGCGTCGAAGGCTGCGACGGGCCGAACTACCGCAGCTGGCTGGTGGTGCGCGCCGAAGATCCCGGCGAGCGGCTGGTCGACTTTCGCGGCCGGGTGGCGGCTTACAACAGCACCGACTCGCAGTCCGGTTACAACAGCCTGCGCGCGCTGGTTGCGCCGCTGGCTCAGGACGGAAAGTTTTTTGGCGGCGCCATCGCTTCCGGCGCGCACTACCAGTCGCTGAAGCTGATCCAGAGCGGGCAGGCGGACATCGCCGCCATCGACAGCATCAGCATGGAGCTGCTGCGCCGCGCGCAGCCGCGGGCGCTGGACGGTTTGAAGATTATCGGTCGCACTGCGGCGGTGCCGGGCTTGCCGCTGATCACCTCGGCAGCCACGCCGCCGGAACAGCTGGAAATACTGCGCGCCGGCGCCAGGGCGATGCTGGACGAAAGGGTCAGCGACAGCCTGCTGATCGGCGATTTCAGCCTGGTGCCGCGTTCGGCCTACCAGGTGATCGGCACGCTGGAGCAGCAGGCCGCCGCGCAGGGCGTGACGGCGTTGTAA
- a CDS encoding GNAT family N-acetyltransferase, whose translation MIEIRQFDAGAAESAIAELADMLHASVAQGASIGFVMPFTLEQAQAFWRRLLPAIERGERAMLVARQAGRVVGTVQLLLDMPDNGRHRAEVAKLMVHPQARRQGIAWRLMLEVQALAVRHQRRLLVLDTLTGDTAEGMYRRLGFALAGSIPQYAMASNGGALDATSYMYKLL comes from the coding sequence ATGATTGAAATACGACAGTTTGACGCCGGCGCGGCGGAAAGCGCCATTGCCGAGCTGGCCGATATGCTGCACGCCAGCGTGGCGCAGGGTGCGAGCATCGGCTTTGTGATGCCTTTTACGCTGGAGCAGGCGCAGGCTTTTTGGCGTCGGCTGCTGCCGGCCATTGAGCGCGGCGAGCGGGCGATGCTGGTGGCGCGCCAGGCCGGGCGGGTGGTCGGCACCGTGCAACTGCTGCTGGACATGCCGGACAACGGCCGCCACCGCGCCGAAGTGGCCAAGTTGATGGTACATCCGCAGGCCCGCCGCCAGGGCATTGCGTGGCGGCTGATGCTGGAAGTGCAGGCGTTGGCGGTAAGGCATCAGCGCCGTCTGCTGGTGTTGGATACCCTGACCGGCGATACCGCGGAAGGCATGTATCGCCGGCTGGGTTTTGCGCTGGCGGGCAGCATCCCGCAGTACGCCATGGCCAGCAACGGCGGCGCATTGGACGCCACCAGCTATATGTATAAGTTGCTGTGA
- a CDS encoding DUF2878 domain-containing protein, which yields MNKNHGGFWLATLGLGICWLLALLAGDRLNGILLAGAVLALIFTSAPRRKGAMLTAIGGIGMDGLWSYSGVLHYSEHVGLPLWTFALWLGFGCWWYWLLDRVRAAPWPLAVLGAVVGPFAYALCWKMGALRPGIPPEIMLLLLSVGWAIYLPAVSWLQMRKDAAS from the coding sequence ATGAACAAAAACCATGGCGGCTTTTGGCTGGCGACGCTGGGGCTCGGCATCTGCTGGCTGCTGGCGCTGCTGGCCGGTGACCGCCTCAATGGCATCCTGCTGGCCGGAGCGGTGCTGGCGTTGATTTTCACTTCGGCCCCCCGGCGCAAAGGAGCCATGCTGACCGCCATTGGCGGCATCGGCATGGACGGCCTGTGGAGCTACAGCGGCGTGCTGCATTACAGCGAACATGTCGGGCTGCCGTTATGGACGTTCGCGCTGTGGCTCGGTTTCGGCTGCTGGTGGTATTGGCTGCTGGATAGGGTCAGGGCCGCCCCCTGGCCGCTGGCGGTGCTCGGCGCCGTGGTTGGCCCCTTCGCCTATGCCCTCTGCTGGAAGATGGGCGCCCTGCGGCCGGGCATACCGCCGGAAATCATGCTGCTGCTGCTCTCCGTCGGCTGGGCCATCTATCTGCCGGCGGTAAGCTGGCTGCAGATGAGGAAAGACGCAGCCTCCTGA
- the yedA gene encoding drug/metabolite exporter YedA, translated as MLSQNSRKVLPLIGALFTLYIVWGSTYFAIRLGVESWPPLMMAGIRFLIAGILLFCFLALRGHALPTPKQWLAAGAIGILLLAVGNGLVTVAEHQNVPSGIAAVMVATVPLFTLCFSLLWGMRNTRLEWAGIALGLVGIVLLNTGNNLVGNPTGALLILLASASWAFGSMLGSRISLPAGPMAGAAEMLVAGVVLLVASQLSGEHLTQMPSAGGFLALGYLIVFGSMLAISAYMFLLKNVRPAVATSYAYVNPVVAVLLGIGFAGESLALREWIALVIIVSAVVLVTLGKYLFARPARVQSVECEKQ; from the coding sequence ATGCTGAGCCAAAACAGTCGTAAGGTCCTGCCGTTAATCGGGGCGTTGTTTACGTTATATATTGTCTGGGGTTCCACCTACTTTGCTATCCGTCTGGGCGTCGAAAGCTGGCCGCCGCTGATGATGGCCGGCATCCGCTTTCTGATCGCCGGTATCCTGCTGTTCTGCTTCCTGGCGCTGCGCGGCCATGCGTTGCCGACGCCAAAACAGTGGCTGGCCGCCGGCGCCATCGGCATTCTGCTGTTGGCGGTGGGCAACGGCCTGGTGACGGTGGCGGAACACCAGAACGTGCCCTCCGGCATCGCCGCGGTGATGGTGGCCACGGTGCCGCTGTTCACCCTGTGTTTCAGCCTGTTGTGGGGCATGCGCAACACCAGGCTGGAATGGGCGGGCATCGCGCTTGGCCTGGTGGGCATCGTGTTGCTGAATACCGGCAACAATCTGGTCGGCAACCCAACCGGCGCGTTATTGATCCTGCTGGCGTCGGCCAGCTGGGCCTTCGGTTCCATGCTGGGTTCGCGCATCTCGTTGCCCGCCGGGCCGATGGCCGGGGCGGCGGAAATGCTGGTCGCCGGCGTGGTGCTGCTGGTCGCCAGCCAGCTCAGCGGCGAGCACCTCACGCAGATGCCAAGCGCCGGCGGTTTCCTGGCCCTGGGCTACCTGATCGTATTCGGCTCCATGCTGGCGATCAGCGCCTACATGTTCCTGTTGAAAAACGTACGCCCGGCGGTGGCCACCAGCTATGCCTATGTCAATCCGGTGGTGGCGGTGCTGCTCGGCATCGGTTTTGCCGGCGAATCCTTGGCGCTGCGCGAATGGATAGCGCTGGTGATTATCGTTTCGGCGGTGGTGCTGGTGACGCTGGGGAAATACCTGTTCGCCCGCCCGGCGCGCGTGCAATCGGTGGAGTGCGAGAAACAGTGA
- a CDS encoding helix-turn-helix transcriptional regulator — MSRINLENSQGGAQSVSDRLLTLLKTRGPQQASEAGKVLGTTGEAARQQFVKLAKEGLVEAIAETRGVGRPVQLWHLTATGNARFPDTHAELTVQLLRTVRDKLGEQAIDVLIDTREQETRINYKQAMVGAGDLQERVARLAAIRSREGYMAEWRQQEDGSYLLVENHCPICAAAAVCQGFCRAELSIFTEVLQAQVERSEHILAGARRCAYRISLL; from the coding sequence ATGTCAAGAATAAACTTGGAAAATAGCCAAGGCGGCGCACAATCGGTCAGTGACCGTTTGCTGACGCTGTTGAAAACCCGCGGCCCACAGCAAGCCTCAGAGGCAGGTAAAGTCCTTGGCACCACCGGCGAAGCGGCGCGTCAGCAGTTCGTCAAGCTGGCTAAAGAAGGTTTGGTGGAGGCCATCGCCGAGACGCGCGGCGTCGGCCGCCCGGTGCAGCTCTGGCACCTCACCGCTACCGGCAACGCCCGCTTTCCGGACACCCATGCCGAATTGACGGTGCAGCTGCTGCGCACCGTGCGCGACAAGCTGGGTGAGCAGGCGATCGATGTGCTGATCGACACCCGCGAGCAAGAGACCCGCATCAATTACAAACAAGCGATGGTCGGCGCAGGCGATCTGCAGGAGCGCGTCGCGCGTCTGGCCGCCATCCGCAGCCGGGAAGGCTATATGGCCGAGTGGCGCCAACAGGAAGACGGCTCCTACCTGCTGGTGGAAAACCACTGCCCAATCTGCGCCGCCGCCGCCGTTTGCCAGGGGTTTTGCCGCGCGGAACTGAGCATTTTTACCGAGGTGTTGCAGGCGCAGGTGGAACGTTCAGAGCATATTTTGGCCGGCGCGCGCCGCTGCGCCTATCGCATCTCTCTGCTGTAA
- a CDS encoding LysR family transcriptional regulator — protein MTSLVDLDVFVRTVDGGSFSAAARALDMTPAAASIAVKRLEQQLGVRLLVRSTRSLRLTEEGARYLDSARLALGALAEGEQAIREKHQGLSGVLQISAPSDFGRNLLLGWLDEFRRQHPHIQLQLLINDRQADLFREPVDVALRFGPLADSALVALPILPQHRRLICASPDYLRRHGMPQTPADLARHSILVYQPSGRRHAEWRLWRGEELIEMPLNGSYFTDDGEVARRWALAGHGVVRKSAIDVVADIHAGRLVQLLADWRSDAVPISLVCPHRSQISERVRLLQRFLQQRCQSWMDDHLV, from the coding sequence ATGACTTCACTTGTCGATCTGGATGTATTTGTCCGCACGGTGGATGGCGGCAGCTTTTCCGCCGCCGCGCGGGCGCTGGACATGACGCCGGCGGCGGCCAGCATTGCGGTGAAAAGGCTGGAACAGCAGCTGGGCGTGCGTTTGCTGGTGCGTTCTACCCGCAGTCTGCGGTTGACTGAGGAAGGGGCGCGTTATCTCGACAGTGCGCGTCTGGCGCTGGGGGCTTTGGCGGAGGGTGAACAGGCGATCCGCGAAAAGCACCAAGGGTTATCCGGGGTGCTGCAGATATCCGCGCCATCGGACTTCGGCCGCAATTTGCTGCTGGGCTGGCTGGACGAATTCCGGCGGCAACATCCGCATATTCAGCTGCAATTGCTGATCAACGATCGGCAAGCCGATCTGTTCCGCGAGCCGGTGGACGTCGCGCTGCGTTTCGGCCCGCTGGCGGATTCTGCCCTGGTGGCGCTGCCGATCCTGCCGCAGCATCGGCGGCTGATCTGCGCCAGCCCAGACTATCTGCGGCGGCACGGCATGCCGCAAACGCCGGCCGATCTTGCCCGGCACAGCATCTTGGTTTATCAGCCCAGCGGGCGGCGCCATGCCGAATGGCGTTTGTGGCGTGGGGAGGAGCTCATTGAGATGCCGTTGAACGGCAGCTATTTTACCGATGACGGCGAGGTGGCGCGCCGCTGGGCGTTAGCCGGGCACGGCGTGGTTCGCAAATCGGCGATCGATGTAGTGGCGGACATTCACGCCGGGCGGTTGGTGCAGCTATTGGCTGATTGGCGCAGCGATGCGGTGCCCATCAGCCTGGTGTGCCCGCACCGTTCGCAGATATCGGAACGCGTCAGGCTGCTGCAGCGCTTTTTACAACAGCGCTGCCAAAGCTGGATGGACGATCACTTGGTCTGA
- a CDS encoding GNAT family N-acetyltransferase, which yields MQNDGQFEYQNALRYSSDQLAHILSRCFENYIVPFVIDGPAFAGRFGSEDLSLSDSVIVTHRREPVAIALIARRGLHSRVAALSIRPEMRGQGLGKALMRRLASEARARGDRRLSLEVIESNKAGLALYHHAGMRIVRTLTGHQAPERPAGATVALQEIDPLTVSHRMTAEGATDLPWLVAPETLYKLPGRPRAFTLDRHAYAVVMPGAEKCFLRMIYVPPQHRGKGHARATLAALQAQFAPLPLVATVYVPEVAAPFFDRLGWQQDPLRQFEMAMTLETPQ from the coding sequence ATGCAGAACGACGGACAGTTTGAATACCAGAACGCCCTGCGCTACAGCAGCGACCAACTGGCGCATATCCTCAGCCGCTGCTTCGAAAACTATATCGTGCCCTTCGTTATCGACGGCCCCGCCTTCGCCGGCCGTTTTGGCTCAGAAGATCTCAGCCTGAGCGACAGCGTGATCGTTACCCACCGCCGCGAGCCGGTAGCGATAGCGCTGATTGCCCGCCGCGGGCTGCACAGCCGGGTGGCGGCGTTGTCCATCCGGCCGGAAATGCGCGGACAGGGGCTGGGCAAGGCGCTGATGCGCCGGCTGGCGAGCGAAGCCCGGGCGCGCGGCGATCGCCGGCTGTCGCTGGAAGTCATTGAAAGCAACAAGGCGGGGCTGGCGCTGTACCATCATGCCGGCATGCGCATCGTCCGCACGCTGACCGGCCACCAGGCGCCGGAACGGCCCGCCGGCGCCACCGTCGCCTTGCAGGAAATCGACCCGCTGACCGTCAGCCATCGCATGACGGCGGAAGGCGCCACCGACCTGCCCTGGCTGGTCGCCCCTGAAACGCTGTACAAGCTGCCGGGCAGGCCGCGCGCCTTCACGCTGGATCGCCACGCCTATGCCGTGGTGATGCCTGGCGCAGAGAAATGCTTCCTGCGCATGATCTACGTGCCGCCGCAGCACCGCGGCAAAGGCCACGCCCGCGCAACGCTGGCGGCCTTGCAGGCGCAGTTTGCCCCGCTGCCGCTGGTGGCCACCGTCTATGTCCCTGAAGTCGCGGCCCCATTCTTCGACCGGCTCGGCTGGCAACAGGATCCGTTACGCCAGTTTGAGATGGCCATGACGTTAGAAACCCCACAATAA
- a CDS encoding SDR family oxidoreductase, whose protein sequence is MNIPDSSLLGQKLVILGGSSGIGAAVAYAATARGADVVLASRRAAGSQRQAAECGLRIMQADITDERSLHALFAAVGAFDHLAITAGPQVSGKLLADTAIAQAQADFNVKFWGTLRAVQAALPTLAPQGSITLTSGQLSRKYLSGQLIKTGINAALEAVGKQLAKELAPRRVNVVSPGITATEAYDAMSAAQRQALFERVGESLPVGRVGQAADIAAGYLLAMENSFVTGSVIDIDGGGLL, encoded by the coding sequence ATGAATATTCCCGACTCCTCCCTGCTGGGACAAAAACTGGTAATTCTGGGTGGCAGCAGCGGTATCGGCGCGGCAGTGGCCTATGCGGCAACGGCGCGCGGCGCCGACGTGGTGCTGGCCTCGCGCCGCGCCGCCGGTTCGCAACGCCAGGCAGCAGAATGCGGCCTGCGCATCATGCAGGCGGATATAACGGATGAGCGCTCGCTGCACGCATTGTTCGCCGCCGTGGGCGCCTTCGATCATCTGGCGATCACCGCCGGCCCGCAAGTCTCGGGCAAACTGCTGGCGGACACCGCTATTGCTCAGGCGCAAGCGGACTTTAACGTCAAATTCTGGGGAACGTTGCGCGCGGTACAGGCGGCCCTGCCGACGCTGGCGCCGCAGGGTTCCATCACCCTGACCTCTGGCCAGCTGTCGCGTAAATATCTCAGCGGCCAGTTGATTAAAACCGGCATCAACGCCGCGTTGGAAGCGGTGGGCAAGCAGTTGGCGAAAGAGCTGGCGCCCCGGCGAGTGAACGTGGTCAGCCCCGGCATTACCGCAACGGAAGCCTACGACGCCATGAGCGCCGCACAGCGGCAAGCGTTGTTCGAACGCGTGGGCGAGAGCCTGCCGGTCGGCCGGGTCGGCCAGGCGGCCGACATCGCGGCGGGTTATCTGCTGGCGATGGAAAACAGCTTCGTCACCGGCAGCGTTATCGATATCGACGGCGGCGGCTTGCTATAA
- a CDS encoding helix-turn-helix domain-containing protein — translation MDNEWDSADLRLAQRLADLRQRRGASLEELAQQTGISRATLSRVERGETSPTASLLNRLCAAYGLTMSRLLSEIEDEPPELLHLEQQPVWIDRASGFHRRSVSPPAALYKAEFIEGRLEAGAQIDYDLPSVPALEHHLWLLSGHLTLTLEGRTFRLSPGDCLRYRLFGASSFHVPGAEPAHYTLVICRP, via the coding sequence GTGGATAACGAATGGGACAGCGCCGACCTCAGGCTGGCGCAGCGGCTGGCCGATTTGCGCCAGCGGCGAGGGGCTTCGTTGGAGGAACTGGCGCAGCAGACCGGCATCAGCCGGGCGACGCTCTCAAGGGTGGAGAGGGGCGAAACCAGCCCAACGGCCTCATTGTTGAACCGGTTGTGCGCAGCCTATGGGTTGACCATGTCGCGCCTGCTGAGCGAGATAGAAGACGAACCGCCGGAGCTGCTTCACCTGGAGCAGCAGCCGGTATGGATCGATCGCGCCAGCGGTTTTCATCGCCGTTCGGTATCGCCGCCCGCCGCGCTGTACAAAGCCGAGTTTATCGAAGGCCGGCTGGAGGCCGGTGCGCAGATAGATTACGACCTTCCGTCCGTTCCGGCGCTGGAACACCACCTGTGGCTGCTTTCGGGGCATTTGACGCTGACGCTGGAAGGGCGCACTTTCCGGCTGTCGCCCGGCGACTGCCTGCGCTACCGCCTGTTCGGCGCCTCAAGCTTTCACGTTCCCGGCGCGGAGCCGGCCCATTACACGCTCGTCATCTGCAGGCCATAA